In Planktothrix serta PCC 8927, a single window of DNA contains:
- the ureA gene encoding urease subunit gamma — MQLSPQEKDKLLIFTAALLAERRKEKGLKLNYPEAIAYITAAILEGAREGRTVAELMSYGKTILKREEVMEGIPEMIHEVQVEATFPDGTKLVTVHDPIV, encoded by the coding sequence ATGCAATTATCTCCCCAAGAAAAAGATAAACTTTTAATTTTTACGGCTGCTTTATTAGCAGAAAGACGCAAAGAAAAGGGATTAAAACTGAATTATCCTGAAGCCATTGCTTATATTACTGCTGCTATTTTAGAAGGGGCTAGGGAAGGACGAACTGTTGCTGAATTAATGAGTTATGGCAAAACTATTTTGAAGCGGGAAGAGGTCATGGAAGGCATTCCTGAAATGATTCATGAAGTTCAGGTAGAAGCGACATTTCCCGATGGTACAAAATTAGTTACAGTTCATGATCCGATTGTTTAA